The Constrictibacter sp. MBR-5 sequence CATCGGCCGCGAGATGAACCTCTTCCACGTGCAGGAGGAGTCGCCCGGCGCCGTCTTCTGGCACCCGAAGGGCTGGAACCTGTTCCGGACGATCGAGCGCTACATGCGCGACCGGCTGGAGAACGGCGGCTATGTGGAGATCAAGACGCCGCAGCTGATGGACCGCTCGCTCTGGGAAGCCTCGGGCCACTGGGACAAGTTCCGCGAGCACATGTTCACCAGCCAGACCGAGGACGAGCGGATCTTCGCGCTGAAGCCGATGAACTGCCCCGGCCACGTCCAGATCTTCAAGCAGGGCCTGAAGAGCTATCGCGACCTGCCGCTGCGGCTGGCCGAGTTCGGCGCGTGCCATCGCAACGAACCGTCCGGTGCGCTGCACGGCATCATGCGGGTGCGCGCCTTCACCCAGGACGACGCCCACATCTTCTGCACCGAGGACCAGATCACGGCGGAGACGGAGACCTTCTGCGCCCTGCTGCAGTCGGTCTATCGCGACTTCGGCTTCGAGGAACTCACCGTCAAGTTCTCCGACCGCCCCGAGGTCCGCGCCGGCACCGACGAGACCTGGGACAAGGCCGAGGGTGCCTTGAAGGACGCCGTCGAGGCGGCCGGCCTGCCCTATACGCTGAACCCCGGCGAAGGCGCCTTCTATGGGCCGAAGCTGGAATTCGTGCTGCGCGACGCGATCGGCCGCGACTGGCAGTGCGGCACCCTGCAGGTCGATTTCGTCCTGCCGGACCGGCTCGGCGCCACCTATGTCGGCGAGGACGGCGAAAAGCACCGGCCGGTCATGCTGCACCGCGCGATCCTGGGATCGTTCGAGCGGTTCATCGGCGTGCTGATCGAGAACTATGCCGGCCGTTTCCCGCTCTGGCTGGCGCCGACCCAGGTGGTGGTCGCGACCATCACCCAGGAGGCCGACGCGTATGCCGAGGAGGTCGTGAAGGCGCTGAGGGCCGCCGGCCTGCGCGTCGAGGCCGATCTGCGCAACGAAAAGATCGGCTACAAGCTGCGCGAGCACATCGTGGCGAAGACGCCGATCGCCATCGTGCTCGGCAAGCGCGAGGCCGAACAGGGCATGGTGGTGGTGCGCCGCCTGCCCGGTCAGGTGCAGGAAACACTTGCGCTCGCGCAAGCCGTGGATACCTTAAAGAAGGAGGCGTCCGCCCCCGCCACAGAATCGCCCTGATGCTGTGCCGGGAAAAGCGCTCCCGGACGGCCGGAAGCGCGGACGCAAACGACGGAGGTTGTAAATAGCACGCGGACCATTCAACACGCCGCCGACCAAGGACGGGCCGCGCGTGAACGAGGAGATCGATGCGCGCAACGTGCGTCTCGTCGGCGTAGACGGAGAGCAGATCGGCGTCGTGAGCCGATTGGACGCCCTACGTGCGGCTGCGGATGCCGGGCTCGACCTCGTCGAGGTCGCGGCGAACGCCGATCCGCCGGTCTGCAAGATCCTCGATTTCGGTCGCTTCAAATATGAAGCGCAGAAAAAAAAGAACGAGGCTCGGAAGAAGCAGAAGGTCATCGAGGTCAAAGAGATCAAGATGCGCCCCGGCATCGACAGCCACGACTACGACATCAAGATGCGCAACGTCCGCCGCTTCCTCGAGGAAGGCGACAAGGTGAAGCTCACTTTGCGCTTCCGCGGTCGCGAGATGGTGCATCAGGATCTCGGCGTGAACCTGCTGGAGCGGGTGCGCGAGGAGTTGGGCGAACTCGCCAAGGTGGAGTCGTTCCCGCGCCTCGAAGGCCGCCAGATGGTCATGGTCATGGCCCCGCGGTAATCGCGTCTCAGCGTCGTCGCGAGGCGACGCGACCGAGGAATATCGTTCGAGAAAGGACGGGGCCGGCGTTCGGCCCCGTTTTTCGTTGCGGGCGGCAGGCTGCCGCCTGTCAGCCGCGGCTGCGCTGGCGGAAGCCCTCGATCAGCCGGTGAGCGACGCTCCCCGCCGTCGCGGAACCCGCGATGAAGACCGGCCTGCGCAGATTGAGGAAGTGCTCCGCCAGCTCGGCCGGCGGCGCCCCGTCGCAGCGCCGGAAGCCCATGGACCAGTCGGGAAACTGACGTGCGGCGATCGGGTAGCGGGCGATGACGACGAAGTCGCGGTGGCGCCTGTCGTCGGCGATGCGCGACATCAGGGGGTCGAGCGAGTCGGCTTCGCCCTCCAGCGCCTGGATGAAGCTTCCGTCCATGTGCACGAGCATGCCGGTGACGCCTATGCGCGCATTCTTCCGCCGGCTGGAGACGAGGATCTCGTCGAGTTCCGCTGCGGACAGACGGCTCGCGGCGTTGCTGATGTAGATGATCGAGATCACGCTCCGCCCCCACCCCAATCTGGCCCGATTCCGCTACCATATCTGTTGCCGAAGTCTATCACGGCGGCGCTGAGGGCGACGCGCCCCGGGGGCGCGCCGCCTGCGATGCGGGCTTGACCTCGACGCGGGCACGACCGCAGCTTGAGCGCACCACACCATGGAGTGCCCGATGAGTCTCGACCCGAAGATCGTGGAAACCCTGTCGGCGGTCTCGACCGCGACGATCACCACGCTGCTGCTGAAGAAGGGGCTGCGCAACGTCTGGATGCGCGGCACGCGCCCGTTGCAGCCCGGCCAGCCGCGGCTCGTCGGCCGCGCCTTCACCCTGCGCTTCGTCCCGGCGCGCGAGGATCTGGCGACCCCGGAATCCTGGTCCTCGCCGAAGTCGACGCGCGCCGCCATCGAGGCGATGCCGGAAGGCTGCATCGCCGTCGCCGACGCCATGGGGGTCACCGACGCGGGGATCTTCGGCGACATCCTCTGCGCGCGCATGGTGAAGCGCGGCGTCTCGGCGCTGATCACCGACGGCGTCGTGCGCGACCTCGCCGGCGTGCGCGGCACGGGCCTGCCGGTCTGGTGCCAGGGCGGCGCGGCACCGCCGTCGGTCGCCGGCCTGACCTTCGTGAATTGGCAGGAGCCGATCGCCTGCGGCGGCGTCGCGGTCTTCCCGGACGACGTCATCGTCGTCGACGACGACGGGGCCGTGCTGATCCCGGCCGCGCTGCTCGACGAAGTCGTCGCGGCGGCGCCCGAGCAGGAGAACCTGGAAAACTGGATCATGGGCGAGGTCGACAAGGGCGCGGCACTGCCCGGCCTCTATCCGCCGAACGCCGAGAACAAGGCCCGCTACGAAGCATCCAAGAAGAGGTGACCGCCATGCGGCCGCCCGGACAGAAATCGCCGCGGCGGCCGCATCGAAATCATTGTGCTTCGTCTTCCTCCCCTTCAAGATCGCGGTAACCGGCCGTCAATGAGCCGGATGAATCTTGGGGAGGTAAGAGATGGGATATCGTAAGGGCTTTCTGCGCCTGCTCGCGGGCGCTGCATGCGCCGTCGCACTGTCGGTCGGGGCCGGCGGCGCGGCGGACGCCAAGACCAGGATGAAGCTGCAGACGGCGTTCAACCCGACGCTGTCGGTCATCGGCGAAGCCAGCAAGAACCTCTCGGACAATATCGGCAAGATCTCCAACGGCGAGATCGAGGTCCGCTACTACGAGGCGGGCAAGCTGGTGCCGACCTTCGAGATGTTCGACGCGGTGAAGTCGGGCAACCTCGACGCCTCCTACGGCTGGCCCGGCTACATCATGGGCAAGATCCCCGCCCTGACCATGTTCGCCGCGGTGCCCTT is a genomic window containing:
- the thrS gene encoding threonine--tRNA ligase, coding for MQAPDSQAEIALTLPDGSVRRFPAGTTGTTVAESIGKRLARDAVAVRIDGDLRDLYLPIERDAAIAIVTRESEDGLGLVRHDAAHVMAEAVQDLYPGTQVTIGPVIDNGFYYDFARDEPFTPDDLEKIEARMHEIVDRDKPLVREVWSRDDAIRHFADAGEKYKVELIETLPPGEDISIYRQGDWLDLCRGPHSPSVGRVGHAFKLMKLAGAYWRGDSRNAMLQRIYGTAWLNEKDLKAHLERLAEAERRDHRRIGREMNLFHVQEESPGAVFWHPKGWNLFRTIERYMRDRLENGGYVEIKTPQLMDRSLWEASGHWDKFREHMFTSQTEDERIFALKPMNCPGHVQIFKQGLKSYRDLPLRLAEFGACHRNEPSGALHGIMRVRAFTQDDAHIFCTEDQITAETETFCALLQSVYRDFGFEELTVKFSDRPEVRAGTDETWDKAEGALKDAVEAAGLPYTLNPGEGAFYGPKLEFVLRDAIGRDWQCGTLQVDFVLPDRLGATYVGEDGEKHRPVMLHRAILGSFERFIGVLIENYAGRFPLWLAPTQVVVATITQEADAYAEEVVKALRAAGLRVEADLRNEKIGYKLREHIVAKTPIAIVLGKREAEQGMVVVRRLPGQVQETLALAQAVDTLKKEASAPATESP
- the infC gene encoding translation initiation factor IF-3; translated protein: MNEEIDARNVRLVGVDGEQIGVVSRLDALRAAADAGLDLVEVAANADPPVCKILDFGRFKYEAQKKKNEARKKQKVIEVKEIKMRPGIDSHDYDIKMRNVRRFLEEGDKVKLTLRFRGREMVHQDLGVNLLERVREELGELAKVESFPRLEGRQMVMVMAPR
- a CDS encoding BLUF domain-containing protein, whose product is MISIIYISNAASRLSAAELDEILVSSRRKNARIGVTGMLVHMDGSFIQALEGEADSLDPLMSRIADDRRHRDFVVIARYPIAARQFPDWSMGFRRCDGAPPAELAEHFLNLRRPVFIAGSATAGSVAHRLIEGFRQRSRG
- a CDS encoding ribonuclease activity regulator RraA, giving the protein MSLDPKIVETLSAVSTATITTLLLKKGLRNVWMRGTRPLQPGQPRLVGRAFTLRFVPAREDLATPESWSSPKSTRAAIEAMPEGCIAVADAMGVTDAGIFGDILCARMVKRGVSALITDGVVRDLAGVRGTGLPVWCQGGAAPPSVAGLTFVNWQEPIACGGVAVFPDDVIVVDDDGAVLIPAALLDEVVAAAPEQENLENWIMGEVDKGAALPGLYPPNAENKARYEASKKR